The following proteins come from a genomic window of Trifolium pratense cultivar HEN17-A07 linkage group LG4, ARS_RC_1.1, whole genome shotgun sequence:
- the LOC123920421 gene encoding uncharacterized protein LOC123920421 translates to MAYLDDQEIVTLPPPPITTETNATTAAVKATVTATVNILVADSTFIKSLFALAVFLSLSLNPNQVPSNTLSPDPACAPTDDIPASLVICQFYALTSFICSAITAFALRNASGPTLSFGCRTMLILSDIGFILGVAFLLSVIVDLAQMKLGTLSCGSSSVTLAAVVPLLIFAPLSLLFLIWQLK, encoded by the coding sequence atgGCATACTTAGATGACCAAGAAATTGTAACTTTACCACCACCTCCGATCACCACTGAAACCAATGCTACCACAGCCGCCGTCAAGGCCACCGTCACCGCCACCGTGAACATCCTTGTAGCAGACTCCACATTCATAAAGTCTCTCTTTGCATTGGCAGTTTTCCTCAGTTTGTCTCTCAACCCAAACCAAGTCCCATCCAATACGCTATCTCCTGATCCAGCATGTGCTCCCACCGACGACATCCCGGCGAGCTTGGTTATCTGTCAGTTTTATGCCTTAACCTCCTTCATCTGCTCTGCCATCACAGCCTTTGCACTTAGAAATGCCTCCGGCCCTACTCTCAGCTTTGGCTGCCGTACTATGCTCATCCTCTCAGATATTGGATTTATTCTCGGGGTGGCATTCCTTCTGTCCGTCATTGTTGACCTCGCTCAGATGAAGCTTGGAACACTCTCTTGCGGCAGCTCTTCGGTCACTTTGGCTGCTGTTGTTCCCCTTCTCATATTTGCTCCTTTGTCGCTTTTGTTTCTCATATGGCAGCTTAAATAG